A single Atopobiaceae bacterium DNA region contains:
- a CDS encoding sensor histidine kinase KdpD, giving the protein MEDDIEARRDPDRILRAIELDRDEAASLPDGAGAPGARGHLRIFFGYAPGVGKTYAMLRSAHEAQRAGIDVVAAYIEPHSRPETQGLVAGLETLPPLDVDHNGIHVHELDLDALLGRHPRLALVDELAHTNDPTCRHAKRYQDVEELLQAGIDVYTTVNVQHLESLNDRVAAITGVVVTERIPDRVFDDADQVELVDIEPDQLIGRLREGKVYRGEGAERALENFFDVKNLTALREIALRRCADRVNRMVERVRAAGPDAYYTGEHVLACLSGAPSNGRIVRTAARMARAFDARFTALLVEGDDGPATGEAAERLKANMRLAEQLGAKVETVYGDDVARQIADYARISGVSKVVMGRSGARRHLLDQAPLTDRIAALAPDLDIYIIPDESQQVRRWHERHAEDRYTPSDVAKALGLLVAVSVVALLMERLGVTVLNIAVLYGFGVLLTAVVVPGVVSSVVMSLAAVLMFNFLFTDPRYSFTVFDPQYFVTFAIIFLTATIASSLARRVRRQARAAAASTWRTQVLLECDQMLGRASNAAEDVDVMGRQLVRLLRRDVVYYPAERGVLGPGRLFLAAADGAAATAQDLAGTDADSPCLDERERGVAAWVFKNNKRAGAGTDTLGSAACLYLAVRKDEQVFGVVGILVGTEAIAPAEQGIVLSILGETALALEREAALAEREEAAVVARNEQLRANLLRSVSHDLRTPLTSITGNASVLLSDGADLAPEAVARLEGDIYDDSLWLGNLVENLLAMTRIEEGEVELHLEPELLGDVVDETMRHVSRDVAAHELAVDDGELLVCRMDARLVVQVLVNLVNNAVQHTPAGSRIQVTCTRDGRMARVDVTDDGPGIATADLPHLFERFYVGGQGEEGSGRADARRGTGLGLALCRSIVEAHGGTIEASNVGAAADGTHAPAAGAAHALTAGRAARCPLQLHAAARGGIDGREEPTGHASADAPGGRGRPGGAQPHRDHAGRARLPP; this is encoded by the coding sequence GTGGAAGACGACATCGAGGCACGGCGTGACCCTGACCGGATCCTGCGTGCCATCGAGCTCGACCGCGACGAGGCGGCCAGCCTCCCGGACGGCGCGGGCGCACCGGGTGCGCGCGGCCACCTCAGGATCTTCTTCGGCTATGCCCCCGGCGTCGGCAAGACCTATGCGATGCTCCGCTCCGCCCATGAGGCCCAGCGTGCGGGCATCGATGTGGTCGCCGCCTACATAGAGCCGCACAGCCGGCCCGAGACCCAGGGGCTCGTGGCCGGCCTCGAGACCCTGCCACCGTTGGACGTGGACCACAACGGCATCCACGTGCACGAGCTTGACCTCGACGCGCTTCTCGGCCGGCACCCCCGGCTCGCGCTCGTGGACGAGCTGGCGCACACCAACGACCCGACGTGCCGCCATGCCAAGCGCTACCAGGACGTGGAGGAGCTGCTCCAGGCGGGCATCGACGTCTACACCACGGTGAACGTCCAGCACCTCGAGAGCCTGAACGATCGCGTGGCCGCCATCACGGGAGTGGTCGTCACCGAGCGCATCCCCGACCGCGTCTTCGACGACGCCGACCAGGTGGAGCTCGTCGACATCGAGCCCGACCAGCTCATCGGCCGCCTGCGCGAGGGTAAGGTCTACCGCGGCGAGGGGGCGGAGCGCGCCCTCGAGAACTTCTTCGACGTCAAGAACCTCACCGCCCTGCGCGAGATCGCCCTCAGGCGCTGCGCCGACCGCGTGAACCGTATGGTCGAGCGCGTCCGCGCCGCGGGGCCCGATGCCTACTACACCGGCGAGCATGTGCTGGCCTGCCTGTCGGGCGCCCCCTCAAACGGGCGCATCGTCCGCACGGCGGCCCGCATGGCGCGCGCCTTCGACGCCCGCTTCACGGCCCTGCTCGTGGAGGGGGACGACGGCCCCGCCACCGGCGAGGCGGCCGAGCGGCTCAAGGCCAACATGCGTCTGGCCGAGCAGCTAGGAGCCAAGGTCGAGACCGTCTACGGCGACGACGTCGCCCGCCAGATCGCCGACTACGCGCGCATCTCGGGGGTCTCGAAGGTCGTGATGGGGCGCAGCGGCGCTCGCCGGCACCTCCTCGACCAGGCCCCGCTCACCGACCGCATCGCCGCGCTGGCGCCCGACCTCGACATCTACATCATCCCCGACGAGTCCCAGCAGGTCAGGCGCTGGCACGAGCGCCATGCCGAGGACCGCTACACCCCCTCTGACGTCGCCAAGGCGTTGGGGCTTCTCGTGGCCGTCTCGGTGGTGGCCCTGCTCATGGAGCGCCTGGGCGTCACGGTGCTCAACATCGCCGTCCTCTATGGCTTCGGTGTGCTGCTCACGGCCGTGGTCGTGCCGGGGGTGGTCTCGAGCGTCGTCATGTCGCTCGCGGCCGTCCTCATGTTCAACTTCCTCTTCACCGACCCGCGCTACTCGTTCACGGTGTTCGACCCGCAGTACTTCGTGACCTTCGCCATCATCTTCCTCACCGCGACCATCGCGAGCTCGCTGGCGCGTCGTGTGCGCAGGCAGGCCCGTGCCGCCGCGGCCTCGACCTGGCGCACGCAGGTGCTGCTGGAGTGCGACCAGATGCTCGGGCGTGCCTCGAACGCCGCCGAGGACGTGGACGTCATGGGCCGACAGCTCGTCCGCCTGCTCCGGCGCGACGTGGTCTACTACCCCGCCGAGAGGGGCGTGCTGGGCCCGGGCCGCCTCTTCCTGGCTGCTGCCGACGGCGCCGCGGCCACGGCGCAGGACCTCGCGGGTACCGACGCTGACAGCCCCTGCCTCGACGAGCGTGAGCGCGGCGTGGCCGCCTGGGTATTCAAGAACAACAAGCGCGCCGGCGCGGGCACCGACACGTTGGGCAGCGCCGCCTGCCTCTACCTGGCCGTCCGCAAGGACGAGCAGGTCTTCGGTGTGGTGGGGATCCTGGTGGGGACCGAGGCCATCGCCCCCGCCGAGCAGGGCATCGTGCTCTCGATCCTGGGCGAGACGGCCCTGGCCCTCGAGCGCGAGGCGGCGCTGGCCGAGCGCGAGGAGGCGGCCGTGGTGGCTCGCAACGAGCAGCTCCGCGCCAACCTGCTGCGGTCCGTCTCGCACGACCTGAGGACGCCCCTGACCTCCATCACCGGCAACGCGAGCGTGCTCCTCTCCGACGGGGCCGACCTCGCGCCTGAGGCGGTGGCGCGCCTCGAGGGCGACATCTACGACGACTCGCTCTGGCTGGGCAACCTCGTCGAGAACCTCCTGGCCATGACGCGCATCGAGGAGGGGGAGGTCGAGCTCCACCTGGAGCCCGAGCTGCTCGGCGACGTGGTCGACGAGACCATGCGCCATGTGAGCAGGGACGTGGCCGCCCACGAGCTTGCCGTGGACGACGGCGAGCTGCTCGTCTGCCGCATGGACGCGCGCCTCGTGGTCCAGGTGCTGGTGAACCTCGTGAACAACGCCGTGCAGCATACGCCGGCCGGCAGCCGCATCCAGGTGACGTGCACGCGCGACGGCCGCATGGCCCGCGTTGACGTCACCGACGACGGCCCCGGCATCGCCACGGCCGACCTGCCGCACCTCTTCGAGCGCTTCTACGTGGGCGGCCAGGGCGAGGAGGGGAGCGGTCGTGCCGACGCCCGCCGGGGCACAGGCCTGGGCCTGGCGCTCTGCCGGTCCATAGTCGAGGCGCACGGGGGTACCATCGAGGCATCGAACGTGGGCGCGGCGGCAGATGGCACGCACGCTCCTGCTGCAGGAGCCGCGCATGCCTTGACCGCTGGACGCGCCGCACGGTGCCCGCTTCAGCTTCACGCTGCCGCTCGAGGAGGCATAGATGGACGAGAGGAACCCACAGGTCATGCCAGCGCCGACGCTCCTGGTGGTCGAGGACGACCCGGCGGTGCGCAACCTCATCGTGACCACGCTGGACGTGCACGGCTACCGCCATGA
- the kdpA gene encoding potassium-transporting ATPase subunit KdpA yields the protein MLAVVMQYALYLAILVGLAYPLGGYIKHVMMGERVVLSPVLGPVERGTFRLLRIDRAEEMDWRRYLACVAAFSVVSFVALFCILVFQNVLPGNPNHVAGMSWDLAFNTAASFVTNTNWQAYSGEASLSWFAQAAGLAVQNFVTPAVAMGVLFALIRGFVRTRHEGLGSFWVDLVRGVLYVLLPIALVMAVVLVAAGVPQSTGADRYVRLDEPIALDASGNQLQGATIDTQDGTVYVDGQQVQGATIVTEQLVPAGTAASQVAIKQLGTNGGGYFGTNSANPLENPNALTNLIEMIAILLIPAALCFSFGLSVGNRRQGWAIFAAMGVCLVVALAVIAVNEQAGTLQLSQNGAVYLGTSGQAGGNMEGKEVRFGIASSSTWAAFTTAASNGSVNCMHDSLTPLAGMACMLLMQLGEVVFGGVGCGLYGMLAFAILTVFVAGLMVGRTPEFLGKKIEPFEMKWSVIACLATPVAILVGSAVAAMLPQVAASLNNSGAHGLSELLYTYSSAGGNNGSAFAGFDANTVFLNLSLGVVMMFARFVPIVSVLAIGGNLSGKRLVAATSGTLKTDGPMFVFLLVFIVILIGALSFFPALSLGPVAEFLGSAA from the coding sequence ATGCTCGCAGTCGTCATGCAGTATGCGCTGTACCTGGCCATCCTGGTGGGCCTCGCGTACCCCCTGGGCGGCTACATCAAGCACGTCATGATGGGCGAGAGGGTCGTCCTGTCGCCTGTGCTCGGGCCGGTGGAGCGGGGCACCTTCAGGCTGCTCCGCATCGACCGCGCCGAGGAGATGGACTGGAGGCGCTACCTCGCCTGCGTCGCGGCCTTCTCGGTGGTGAGCTTCGTCGCGCTCTTCTGCATCCTCGTGTTCCAGAACGTCCTGCCCGGCAACCCCAACCACGTGGCTGGCATGAGCTGGGACCTCGCCTTCAACACCGCTGCCAGCTTCGTCACCAACACCAACTGGCAGGCCTACTCGGGCGAGGCGTCGCTCAGCTGGTTCGCCCAGGCGGCGGGCCTGGCCGTCCAGAACTTCGTCACGCCTGCCGTGGCCATGGGCGTGCTCTTCGCCCTCATCCGCGGATTCGTCCGGACCAGGCACGAGGGCCTCGGGAGCTTCTGGGTCGACCTCGTGCGCGGCGTGCTCTACGTGCTCCTGCCCATCGCCCTCGTGATGGCCGTGGTGCTCGTGGCCGCAGGCGTGCCGCAGTCCACAGGTGCCGACCGGTACGTCAGGCTCGACGAGCCCATCGCGCTGGATGCCTCGGGCAACCAGCTCCAGGGGGCAACCATAGACACCCAGGACGGCACCGTCTACGTGGACGGCCAGCAGGTCCAGGGCGCCACCATCGTCACCGAGCAGCTCGTGCCCGCGGGCACCGCTGCCAGCCAGGTCGCCATCAAGCAGCTCGGCACCAACGGCGGCGGCTACTTCGGCACGAACTCCGCCAACCCGCTCGAGAACCCCAACGCGCTCACGAACCTCATCGAGATGATCGCGATCCTGCTCATCCCGGCCGCCCTGTGCTTCTCGTTCGGCCTGTCCGTGGGGAACAGGCGACAGGGTTGGGCCATATTCGCGGCCATGGGGGTGTGCCTGGTGGTGGCGCTTGCCGTCATCGCGGTGAACGAGCAGGCCGGGACCCTGCAGCTCTCTCAGAACGGTGCGGTCTACCTGGGCACCTCGGGCCAGGCCGGCGGCAACATGGAGGGCAAGGAGGTCCGCTTCGGCATCGCCTCGAGCTCCACGTGGGCGGCCTTCACCACGGCGGCCTCCAACGGCTCGGTCAACTGCATGCACGACTCGCTGACCCCGCTCGCGGGCATGGCGTGCATGCTGCTCATGCAGCTGGGCGAGGTCGTCTTCGGCGGGGTGGGCTGCGGCCTGTACGGCATGCTCGCCTTCGCGATCCTCACGGTCTTCGTGGCTGGCCTCATGGTGGGCCGCACGCCCGAGTTCCTGGGCAAGAAGATCGAGCCCTTCGAGATGAAGTGGTCCGTCATCGCCTGCCTCGCCACGCCCGTCGCGATACTGGTGGGCTCGGCCGTCGCGGCCATGCTTCCCCAGGTGGCGGCCAGCCTCAACAACTCTGGCGCACATGGCCTGTCAGAGCTGCTCTACACGTACTCCTCGGCCGGTGGCAACAACGGCTCGGCCTTCGCCGGCTTCGACGCGAACACGGTGTTCCTGAACCTCTCGCTCGGCGTCGTGATGATGTTCGCACGGTTCGTGCCCATCGTCAGCGTCCTCGCCATCGGCGGGAACCTCTCGGGCAAGCGCCTCGTCGCCGCCACGTCCGGCACCCTCAAGACAGACGGTCCCATGTTCGTGTTCCTGCTCGTCTTCATCGTCATCCTCATCGGCGCCCTGAGCTTCTTCCCGGCGCTCTCACTCGGACCGGTTGCCGAGTTCCTCGGCAGCGCGGCATAA
- a CDS encoding NAD-binding protein: MNIIIVGGGKIGSYLATLLSEDDQKPTIIELRPAVVERLRRTCPGCTVIEGSGSEPATLEKAGILTCDVLVAASGLDEVNLVASMLAKMEYGVGRTVARVNSPANNWMFTPGMGVDVGVNQADIIARFSREEMDMRDVFTLMKLGRGDHAIVQVEVKPNSTVSGKTLKELTFPNDTSVVAVERGGNILVPRGDTRLSDHDQVIIFTGDLGRAGIRSLFA, translated from the coding sequence ATGAACATCATCATCGTCGGCGGCGGCAAGATAGGCTCCTACCTCGCGACGCTGCTCTCGGAGGACGACCAGAAGCCGACCATCATCGAGCTCAGGCCTGCGGTCGTGGAGCGTCTGCGCCGCACCTGCCCGGGCTGCACCGTCATCGAGGGGTCGGGTTCCGAGCCTGCCACGCTCGAGAAGGCCGGAATCCTCACCTGCGACGTGCTCGTGGCCGCATCGGGACTCGACGAGGTCAACCTCGTCGCCTCCATGCTCGCCAAGATGGAGTATGGCGTGGGACGTACGGTCGCGCGCGTCAACAGCCCAGCCAACAACTGGATGTTCACGCCTGGCATGGGCGTGGATGTGGGCGTCAACCAGGCTGACATCATCGCGCGCTTCTCGCGCGAGGAGATGGACATGCGAGACGTCTTCACCCTCATGAAGCTGGGGCGTGGCGACCATGCCATCGTGCAGGTCGAGGTCAAGCCCAACTCGACCGTCTCGGGCAAGACGCTGAAGGAGCTCACGTTCCCCAACGACACGTCGGTCGTCGCCGTCGAGCGTGGGGGCAACATCCTCGTGCCACGCGGCGACACGAGGCTGAGCGACCACGACCAGGTCATCATCTTCACGGGTGACCTCGGGCGTGCGGGCATCAGGAGCCTGTTCGCATAA
- a CDS encoding TrkA family potassium uptake protein yields MDVIIVGMGRMGSGLATKLCAQGNHVCVIDRDQEKLDALPDDFSGTKIAGVGFDRDVLAQAGIDRVSAVIACTASDEANIVVAQIARSVYHVPRVIARLYDMSKAEAYRRLGIQAISTTEWGIARACQLLTYHQLDGVFQMGDGDVEVVRVDLPHLLEGEQVREITALGEVMVVAIMRGNDTFIPTQGTELQHGDVLFAAVASTSARRFKTMLGLTD; encoded by the coding sequence ATGGACGTCATCATCGTAGGTATGGGACGCATGGGGAGCGGGCTTGCCACCAAGCTCTGCGCCCAGGGCAACCACGTGTGCGTGATCGACCGGGACCAGGAGAAGCTCGACGCGCTGCCTGACGACTTCTCAGGCACCAAGATCGCCGGCGTGGGCTTTGACCGAGACGTCCTCGCGCAGGCCGGCATCGACCGCGTGAGCGCCGTCATCGCCTGCACCGCCTCGGACGAGGCCAACATCGTCGTGGCTCAGATCGCACGCAGCGTCTACCACGTGCCACGCGTCATCGCTCGCCTCTATGACATGTCGAAGGCCGAGGCCTATCGCAGGTTGGGCATCCAGGCCATCTCCACCACCGAGTGGGGCATCGCCCGTGCCTGCCAGCTGCTCACCTACCATCAGCTCGACGGCGTCTTCCAGATGGGGGACGGCGACGTCGAGGTCGTGCGCGTGGACCTGCCGCACTTGCTCGAGGGAGAGCAGGTTCGCGAGATCACGGCACTGGGGGAGGTCATGGTCGTGGCCATCATGCGTGGCAACGACACGTTCATCCCCACGCAGGGAACCGAGCTCCAGCATGGCGATGTCCTCTTCGCGGCCGTCGCCTCGACCTCGGCTCGTCGCTTCAAGACCATGCTCGGACTCACCGACTAA
- the kdpC gene encoding potassium-transporting ATPase subunit KdpC: MRTFVKMLPRALAVLAVATLALGVAYPAVVTLVGQVCFPYQANGSIIEKDGQEVGSALLGQDFTDAGHLWGRPETSSDTSSYTDASGNAVAYGSPSNVSPASESYGQTVSERVAAIRAADPARGDDAVPVDLVSESGSGLDPDISPAAAEYQVPRIASATGLSEDAVRQIISQNTQGRLLGVLGEERVNVLGVNLAIDAALGR; this comes from the coding sequence ATGAGAACCTTCGTCAAGATGCTTCCTCGGGCGTTGGCGGTCCTCGCCGTCGCCACCCTGGCGCTCGGCGTGGCCTACCCGGCCGTGGTGACCCTCGTGGGGCAGGTGTGCTTCCCGTACCAGGCCAACGGCTCGATCATCGAGAAGGACGGCCAGGAGGTGGGCAGCGCCCTGCTCGGCCAGGACTTCACGGATGCGGGGCACCTCTGGGGCCGGCCCGAGACCAGCTCCGACACGTCCAGCTACACGGACGCGAGCGGCAACGCCGTGGCCTACGGCTCGCCTTCCAACGTCTCGCCCGCGAGCGAGTCCTACGGCCAGACCGTGTCTGAGCGTGTGGCCGCCATCCGTGCGGCAGACCCTGCCCGCGGCGACGACGCCGTGCCCGTGGACCTTGTGAGCGAGTCCGGCTCAGGGCTCGACCCCGACATCTCGCCGGCGGCGGCCGAGTACCAGGTGCCGCGCATCGCCAGCGCCACCGGCCTTTCTGAGGACGCCGTTCGCCAGATCATCTCGCAGAACACCCAGGGGCGCCTGCTGGGGGTCCTGGGCGAGGAGCGCGTGAACGTCCTCGGCGTGAACCTCGCCATCGACGCGGCGCTCGGCAGGTAG
- the kdpB gene encoding potassium-transporting ATPase subunit KdpB: MAELITSTIDHPTILASAERNTQAVSGVAPVTHRGHAVAADPAAIPEGEHHTHHHDQDDAPKGGQAMKAVAQAFAKLAPRTQLENPVMFLVYVSAVLLSALWLLSLAGISDAPSGYVLAIVVMLWLTVLFSNFAEALAEGRGKAQADALRASKRDLEAHKVPGPDALDRIVNVNSCDLRKGDCVVVYAGEQIPADGTIVDGAASVDESAITGESAPVIREAGGDRSSVVGMTTVLSDQIVVEVVNDPGESFLDKMISMVEGASRKKTPNELALQIFLVALCIIFILVVMALYTYSDFSARQAGVANPSSVTTLVALLVCLAPTTIGALLSAIGIAGMSRLNQANVLAMSGRAIEAAGDVDVLLLDKTGTITLGNRRADQFVAVDGHDVGELAAAAQLSSLSDETPEGRSIVALASDRFGLARPQIDPDKATFIEFSAKTRMSGIDYAGDEVRKGAADAVAHYLEPAGVRLSAECDRAVQAIAQQGATPLVVTKNQVVLGVIALKDIIKPGVAEKFADLRRMGIRTIMVTGDNPTTAAAIAAEAGVDDFLAEATPEGKLETIRRYQAEGHMVAMTGDGTNDAPALAQADVAVAMNTGTQAAKEAGNMVDLDSSPTKLIDIVRIGKQLLMTRGSLTTFSIANDVAKYFAIIPALFTTLYPGLQALNVMGLHSPQSAVLAAIIYNAFVIVALIPLALKGVRYREVAASKLLSRNLLVYGLGGFVVPFVFIKLIDIVLVAVGMA, translated from the coding sequence ATGGCAGAACTCATCACCAGCACCATCGACCATCCGACCATCTTGGCATCTGCCGAGAGGAACACGCAGGCGGTCTCCGGCGTCGCACCTGTGACCCACAGGGGCCACGCGGTCGCTGCGGACCCTGCGGCCATCCCCGAGGGCGAGCACCACACGCATCACCACGACCAGGACGACGCCCCCAAGGGAGGCCAGGCCATGAAGGCGGTCGCCCAGGCGTTCGCCAAGCTCGCGCCCAGGACCCAGCTCGAGAACCCCGTGATGTTCCTCGTGTACGTCTCGGCGGTCCTGCTGAGCGCCCTGTGGCTCCTCTCGCTCGCGGGCATCTCGGACGCCCCCTCCGGCTACGTCCTGGCCATCGTGGTCATGCTGTGGCTCACGGTGCTCTTCTCGAACTTCGCCGAGGCCCTGGCCGAGGGACGTGGCAAGGCCCAGGCGGATGCCCTCCGTGCCTCCAAGCGCGACCTCGAGGCCCACAAGGTTCCCGGTCCGGACGCGCTCGACCGCATCGTCAACGTCAACTCCTGCGACCTTCGCAAGGGCGACTGCGTGGTCGTCTATGCCGGCGAGCAGATCCCCGCCGACGGCACCATCGTCGACGGCGCCGCCTCGGTGGACGAGTCCGCCATCACCGGCGAGTCGGCCCCCGTCATCCGCGAGGCCGGCGGCGACCGCAGCTCCGTCGTGGGCATGACCACCGTGCTCTCAGACCAGATCGTGGTCGAGGTCGTGAACGACCCTGGCGAGAGCTTCCTCGACAAGATGATCTCGATGGTGGAGGGTGCCAGCCGCAAGAAGACCCCCAACGAGCTCGCGCTCCAGATCTTCCTCGTGGCCCTCTGCATCATCTTCATCCTCGTGGTCATGGCCCTCTACACCTACTCGGACTTCTCGGCCCGCCAGGCGGGCGTGGCCAATCCCAGCTCGGTCACCACGCTCGTGGCGCTGCTCGTGTGCCTGGCCCCCACCACCATCGGGGCGCTGCTGTCGGCCATCGGCATCGCGGGCATGAGCCGGCTCAACCAGGCCAACGTGCTCGCGATGAGCGGGCGCGCCATCGAGGCCGCCGGCGACGTGGACGTGCTGCTGCTCGACAAGACGGGCACCATCACGCTCGGCAACCGTCGTGCCGACCAGTTCGTGGCCGTGGACGGCCATGACGTGGGCGAGCTCGCCGCCGCGGCCCAGCTCTCGAGCCTCTCCGACGAGACACCCGAGGGCAGGAGCATCGTGGCCCTGGCATCCGACCGCTTCGGCCTGGCCCGTCCCCAGATCGACCCCGACAAGGCGACCTTCATCGAGTTCTCGGCCAAGACCCGCATGAGCGGCATCGACTATGCCGGTGACGAGGTCAGGAAGGGCGCGGCCGACGCCGTGGCCCACTACCTCGAGCCTGCGGGCGTGCGGCTCTCGGCCGAGTGCGACCGTGCCGTCCAGGCCATAGCCCAGCAGGGGGCGACCCCGCTCGTCGTCACCAAGAACCAGGTGGTCCTGGGCGTCATCGCGCTCAAGGACATCATCAAGCCGGGCGTGGCGGAGAAGTTCGCCGACCTGCGCCGCATGGGCATCCGCACCATCATGGTGACGGGCGACAACCCCACCACCGCCGCGGCGATCGCCGCCGAGGCCGGCGTGGACGACTTCCTCGCGGAGGCCACGCCCGAGGGCAAGCTCGAGACCATCCGCCGCTACCAGGCGGAGGGCCACATGGTCGCCATGACCGGCGACGGCACCAACGATGCCCCGGCGCTCGCCCAGGCGGACGTGGCCGTGGCCATGAACACCGGCACGCAGGCCGCCAAGGAGGCCGGCAACATGGTGGACCTCGACTCGAGCCCCACCAAGCTCATCGACATCGTGCGCATAGGCAAGCAGCTGCTCATGACCCGCGGCTCGCTCACGACCTTCTCCATCGCCAACGACGTCGCCAAGTACTTCGCCATCATCCCGGCGCTGTTCACCACGCTCTACCCGGGACTCCAGGCGCTCAACGTCATGGGGCTCCACTCGCCCCAGTCCGCCGTGCTCGCGGCTATCATCTACAACGCCTTCGTCATCGTGGCGCTGATCCCGCTGGCACTCAAGGGCGTCAGGTACCGCGAGGTGGCGGCCTCCAAGCTCCTGAGCCGCAACCTCCTGGTCTACGGCCTGGGCGGGTTCGTGGTCCCGTTCGTGTTCATCAAGCTCATCGACATCGTGCTCGTCGCTGTCGGTATGGCATAA